The Sorghum bicolor cultivar BTx623 chromosome 6, Sorghum_bicolor_NCBIv3, whole genome shotgun sequence genome contains the following window.
GTGTCAGTCACTGACCACTGACATAATGCCCATGCATATGCGCGTGGCCACCTAGCTAGCTACATATAGCTCTGCAACTACTACTGCGTGCATGTCTGTATGCATTATACGTCTATACATACTGTATGTACCACTCTGTAATACCTAGCTAGTTTGTGCAggtatatatgcatgcataatTGAGAGAGATTGATTTCAGCTAGCTAGGTTGCACATCTCTAGAAGCCTTGCATGCTGCATACTAATAACTTTACATGTACATACGTGGCCGGCGGGCGGCCTCGTCTCGTGCCACCCCAGCCCAGCATGTCGTgtcgctagctagctagctagctaccaaCACCGTGTTGTgtaacgtacgtacgtacgtacgcagGGGCTCGCTGGCGCAGAACCTGTACATCTCCGGCATGAAGCTGACCTCGGCCACCTTCGCCTCCGCCACCACCAACCTCATCCCGGGGGTCACCTTCGTGCTGGCGCTCATCTTCCGCTACGAGGGACTCGCCATCCGCGCCGCCTCGGGCCAGGCCAAGGTGGCCGGCACCCTGCTGGGCGTCGCCGGCGCCATGCTGCTCACCTTCTACAAGGGCGCCGACATCACACCGTGGCACAGCCACGTCAACCTcgcccgcgccggcgccggcgccgtgcACCACCACCCGCCGCCGGATGATGATCAGGCCGCCAACCGCGTGATGGGCTCGCTGCTGTGCATCAGCAGCTGCGTCTTCTACGCGCTCTGGCTCATCCTGCAGGCCAAGCTCAGCAAGGAGTACCCGTTCCACTACTCCAGCACGGCGCTCATGTGCGTGATGAGCACGCTGCAGTCCGTGGCCTTGGCGCTGATCTGGAGTCGCCACGACGTCGTCGCGCAGTGGCGGCTGGGCCTCGACGTCCGCCTGCTCTCCGTCGCCTACTCGGGCGTCCTGGCCTCGGGCGTCATGCTCGTCGTGCTGTCCTGGTGCGTCAAGAAGCGGGGACCTCTGTTCGCGTCCGTCTTCAACCCGCTCATGCTGCTGGTGGTGGCCGTCCTCAGCTCGCTGCTGCTGGGCGAGAAGCTCTACCTCGGCAGCGCGCTCGGCGCCGTGCTCATCGTCCTGGGGCTCTACGCCGTGCTCTGGGGGAAGGGCCGAGAGGACGTCACCACCACCAAGGTCAGCGAGCTGCCCCTGCCCATCGTCACTACttctgacgacgacgacgacggcgccaCCACcgtcgacgtcgtcgtcgtgcAGACGTCCGATCACGATTCcaccaagcagcagcagcagcagcagcagcggacgACGAGATGATTGAAGTTACTACTATTACGTAACAGGGGAGGGATTTTAGCTCATCAACCAACTTGATCAATGCAACAACCTGCTGACCGGGCCGGCCGCCATATGTGTATGCATGTAGAATTGATTGATGGTATTGCTGATTGGCTAGTTAGCTAGGTCACGGTCACCATGCATGCAATTGTATCTGTCGTCATGCATCATGCCTCAATTGAATTCCATACATCTGTCGCCTCGATCGTCTCAATGGCGTAGCGTGCAACATGGAGGAGATATATATAATAGCTGCAAGATATAGTAGAAAATTACTGTATCACGCAATCATCAATTGCAATGCAAAGCGAGTGATGTTCATCCAAACTCCAAACCAAGGAGACACGCGcatagaattttttttaaaaaaactgcaATCCAATCTCATTCTGGCAGCATTTTCAGAACTGACAACACTCTCACATCCATCAGCTAGCTGTCTAAAAACAACTTTTGCTGAATATCCCTCAACGACTGAGAGAAGCCATCATATATACGGACATGGGCCGGGCCGTTCGCGGAAAGCTAGAAATACCTTTTTTGGCCCGTAAGCCTAGCAGGCCGAATGTGTCCCTACTCCTCATGAGCAAAAGGGAGTTGGGAGTCGGAATTGCATGTCCAATCCAAATCCCAAATGAGCAAAAGGGCCTTGAATTCCGGACATCCCGGCCCAACAACGTTATCACCATTTCAAGTTATCGACTTTTTTCTCTCTCACGCGCACACACacgtgtgtgtggggggggggggggggggacagaAGGCCTAAATCATTTGGGGAAAAAAAGAAGCAAAACAGGAAAACCGACAATGAAAATGAATACAGAGTATGCAAAATAATACGAGCTGGAATTGTGCCCACAGCGGGTGAGAAGGGTAAATTAAAATTGGAATACCATCAATATATGACAAAATAAATCAGTACATTAGATATTAGTAGAAAATGATGAAATGGCAATAGTTttacgggccttgtttagatgtgaaaagtttttggattttgctactgtagcactttcgtttgtttacgacgaatattgtctaatcatagactaattagggtcaaaagattcgtctcgggatttacagttaaactgtgtaattagtttttatttttgtttatatttaatgcttcatgcttatgccgcaagattcgatgtgatggggaatcttaaaaactttttggattttggtgggaactaaacaaggccctagtgttGGTTTTCTCAGGGTCAGATGCCCGCTCCAACAGCAGAAAACCTGGCCCTTGCTCCTCTCCTACCAGCCTACCATAtagaaaagcatagatctaaaaTTACATAAAAActttactaaagtataccatattatatattcactatgtagAACTACTCATTtagagtctaacaaaattagttttttcatttttataaatTTTCCATAATTTGCtataattttttaaagatacaacataaataaataaataaataaataaataaataaataaataaataaataaataaataaataaataagacaaAATCACTGCCACCGTAGCAAAACTATCATCTAAAACCGCTTGAGAAAGTTATTTGACCGTTTAAAGATACAAAATCTAATTTTATAGTTTAAGGGGTGGAGTCCACAGTTTAAGTCCACACTCTTTATAGTCAAGGAGGTTACgtaaatttttttcattaaaCTATGTGATTCCGTTCATGtcaaaaactatatataaaaagCAAAATGTTAGAACGGGGACGGTCATTTTTTATTCCTGCATTCGCGTGGCTGTTTGAATTGTTCTCATATACTAAATACCGTGGATACAGCCGTCGGCGCCACGGATTATACTGCTTGTATGCATGTCAACGGTTTCTGACCCGCCGGCGGCCAGCATGCCATGCGGTCGGTTTCTGATGACCGCCCCTAACGATAACGATAACGATAAGGGCGGGaagcagggccttgtttagttccaaaaaatttgcaaaatatttcagattccccgtcacatcgaatctttaaacgtatgcatgaagtattaaatatagataaaaataaaaactaattgtatagtttggtcgaaattaacgagacaaatcttttgagcctagttagtccataattggacaatatttatcaaatacaaacgaaagtgctactattcctattttgcaaaattttttggaagtaaacaaggcctagacgtATGGATATCAGCATCATCATGCATCGTAGTCCGATGTCACACACACATAGATTTCTCAGATACTATgcgtaaaaaaaaaaattacagacGCATACTCGCATACACGAGCACATATATTCTTATAAATATGCACACGCATATTGTATCTCTATAAAGATCTTAACAAACTAAGTTGACCGACAAATCTTAATATTAACAAAGTTATCACAGGCGCCAAAAAAAAAGCTACATAAAACATGCAGGAGGATGACATcgatctactccctccatccaaaatTGTAAGTTATTTTAAGAATGTTTAGTAAGAGTAAAAAAACAAGGTGTATTGGCACAAGAAAGCTGAACGTATTATTTGGCTTGGAATTCAATGCTTTCCACTTTATGCACATGTATATGGTTTATGTAAACATGCTTCGTGGGTGCATACATTGCGTTATTTTTTATGGATTAAATAGCATCAGTGAGTAACTTTAAAGCAAATATAGAAGTACTTTGGAACATTTTTAATGATAAATATGCATATAAGTTAGATTCAAGAGATACTTTAGGTTATTTTAATAATAGCAGTGATGGATAATTTACATGAAAATTTAGGGGTACTTTACAAGCCatgaattagttatttttatattaGCAATGCAAGAATTTAAGTGATTAAGATGTATATTGGGATTTTGTTAATGACAAGAATAGATCAtttagaatttttttttgtttttggggtcACTGTAGATTAATTTATAAGAAAACATGGGGTAACTGAGGATGCAATTAGTGTGTTGctctgtattttttttaattataagaTTAGAGGTTACTTTAGATTATTTTATATATTAACAGTAGTAGGTCACTTTATACCAAGATTTAGGGGTTGGTTTAAGACTAATTTTTATAGTGGCAAAGGcgtgtatatttttttttataaaacaaaaaattaGAGTTAAAGATGATAAGATCAGTCTACCATTCATATAGATATatagattttttttagattttttttgagaatttctagaatttatatttttcatagtgcatcttgagagaatcattaatgaggaggccttgtttggattgtCGTGTATCCACCTCAATCTAAACTACGTACTCCAGCACACATATATTTCAGTGGATAGATGGGTATCAAAAAGTCCTTAGGAATATGCTATTATGAACACTAGTTAGGTTGTTTGCGTTGCTACACAACATATAAACTAATGCAAAATTGTGGCATCCGATCCTACTGAAACTAGTTCATAATTAGGTAAAAGGCACATGCGCCGTTGCTTCAGTGCCCCGGCCGGACTAAAAGCAACATTAGCATCAGATACTAGTACTACGCGCGAGAAAGTAAGATAAACAAATCAAAAGGAGTTACCCCAAGATGAACATAAATTTATATGTATGCATATGTATAGCAAATATTCTTCATGACACTTTCTAGATTTGTATGTCATCTCCTGCTATTCATCGATCAGTATCATCAAACAAACGAAGCTAGCCGAGCTTAGCTTTGTcacctactccctccatcccaaattgtaagtcgtttgactttttttaccccaagtttgaccagtcgtcttattcaaaaaaattgtgcaaatatagtcaaattttaagtcattcttgaagaacgtttattaataaaccaatacacaacaaaaaaaagtaatattttgtacaaaactttgaataagacgagtggtcaaacttgatattaaaaaagtcaaacgacttacaatttgggatggattgagtacaaCATTTGTATATATGTCTGCATGTTGGTGAGATAGAGCACAATCGTGGATTTCTGATGAGTGCAGTAGTGCGTACGCGTGCAGGAGGGACGGCGACGTTGTTAATGTTATCTGTATCTGTATGTAGGGCCATTTTCACTCTGAATCACTCGTGTGTCTCAActaaatgcaatgcaatgcaagttCGTTCAGTGCGCCTCCCTTTCTCGTCCAACTTTGTAGCGGCAGCACTCAGCTCGCGAAAAGAAGAACAATTCCTTCCGCCTAGCCTACCAAGTGTGTGTTGATATCCTTGGTCACTACTCTAGTTTGGTTTCTTATATATACCTGTCAGTGGTGGAGCCAGGATTTCACAGCTGGGTATTCCACGTATAAAAATTTTTCAATGCATATGTGCAATAATAATAGGGGATAAAATTAATACAAAATTAATTCTGGTGCACAGCTCAAGTAGTACATATAATTTCCTTAAAATATATGCTaggtaaaatatttatttatcctGGTAACAAGGCATCAGGCAAAGTGAGCCTAGTGTCGCCCCTGGTAATAATCAAAGTGTATATAAATTCTTTATCTATGTTACAGGAACATAatgcaatatttttttaaaaaaaaatcagaacgcaaaaaaaaaagaagaaaacgaAACCTTCAATTCTTACTTTGAAGAATAAAAAATAGATGTGGGATCTTTATGTTTACCTTGTTATTGCTTCAAGCCGTATATGAGAAAGGCGTTGAGGGGGAGCCGTATATGAGAAAGCCTACAAAGACCACTGACCGCCGCCGCTAGAGGAATGCCGTCGATGGGGTTTGTTTCTGATGAGTTCATGGGTTGCCGCTACTAGTTGTTCTACTAGGCTTAGAGCAACTTCAAGAGTTTAACTATtcttgttgtttatgctattttagaatttgtagCAAAAAGTAGACTCCAACTAATAtgatatttaattttgtaaattaggAAGTTAGCTTTCTCTTGATTTTCAGTGGCTATATATAGCTTATTACAGACGCTAACTATAAGACTTTGTAAAATAACAAGATTATTGTAGAtctcttattttttttagaaattttctATTCGACAAAATAGCCAAACAATAGAATTTGACAATTAATTTTAGCCAgactattggagttgctcttagagcatctccaagagaatagccaaaaagattagccaaatttactgatttagctactctctaaaatagatttgacaaaaagatattagagtactccaacAGACTCTATAAAAGAATGACTAGTGAGGTAGGCTATCCAAAAGTAGAGAGCGAATAAGGTGGGATGAAGAGCTGCTAAATTTGAAGAGTTATTAATAGAGTCAAACGTTTTTCCTTCAACAATAGCCAAATTtacctttagaaaatgatttggctaatctcttggagatactCTTATGGGCTACATATTTACATCATTCAACAAACTAACATATATACTGATTATACatgtgtatatatacatatatttgtATTTATCACAAAAATCATGGGTATTCCATGGAATACAGGGGCATACCCCTGGCGCCGCCCATGATACCTGTTTACACCACTGATGTATTGATGAGTAGTCTCCACGTGATTTCAGTTTATTTCCTGATTGACAACACCACAATATATATATTCTCTGAACTAGTAGTTAGTTATAGTTTTATATTGTGTAACTGGTGAGCAGCAGGCTCccctaattttttttcttttttttgtaagAGTAAGAAAAATTAGCTGGTAAGACACATCATTGTTGGGAAGAGGCCCTCCGCGCTTCCCAGCAGTACGGTGAGTagggaaccttctcactcggtgccgtgagaggtctgAGTTCCAACAGGCTGTAAGCTCAGTAGTAGGTGAACACAGTGAATGCTCTCTGTTATTAATGGCGGTATctcgccccttatatagggcccggAAACCAACCTAGcgacatttacataaatgccccgtgacggcgGGGGAATATTCCGGCATATCCTTTCATtgcagtctactgaccctaatacacctgcgtaatttcacattgcaaatccttcgttcatcctctgactggggcctcagcaggtcggaggcttggatcctccgctcaattgcggatcctccgacgctttggtgtcggaggttccgcagcccgtctggtcggaggtggctcgacccggccaccccgggaggTCCTCCTTAGCCTGGCTGCGTTCTCCCGCCATCCTCCGacccgggagggtcggaggttccagTCTCTCCTCGCTCGTGGACCTCCGCCGGTGTCTCCGTCCCTGCACACACACtgcacgaccagacgagtcgtcaacattagcgTTTCccgtcggaggatatcctccgacgttccaggcgtcggaggttcctcaggtgaaggataacctccggcgctaccagggggaaggatgcagcatctccccaacagttcccccctttttgggctaatggcactcctgcggtccatgtgctcaaaaacGTGCTACGCTGCGGAGGTTATgagcatggttgctgccttcccccctggtgcgcaggatgtgtTTGTTAGCAAATGTTGGATAACtgtttcttttacttagtcATAAATTTTCTTGGTTTCTTTGTTATTGACGCTATGTTAGTCTGGTATCCTACGCGCGTTAGATTGCGGAGGATCGCGGAGGTTCTTTTTTCCGTTGGAGTTAGCCGTTGGCATTGACGAAGCGCAATGGTCTGGCCGATTCCTCCGCTTATAGCCGTTGGGcgcggggaatcgcaacggCCGCGCGGTCGCAGGCCCCCCCCTATAAAAGGAGACGCTGGGGGAGCTTTGAGCTCTCACCCCTGCTGCTCATTGCCTGCACACCTTCCTTCGCTACGTCCTTCTCTCTGAGCTGCTCGCGTGCGTTTCTGTTTTAGTTCTTAAGTGTTGTCGGAGGTTTTACGGTGGCTCAGCTTCCTTCACCGCGTCCTTCgaggtcagatttttctggtcctttgcgCGGTTTTCTTAGCGTGAGGTCTGGAGGTTGGctgcggaggtttgaggagtggatgcttgaggtTGCTGAAGCTCGAGATCTGGAGGAGACGTTGTCTGACGTCGAAGCTTCCGTCGGTGACCTGATCAGTGCGAAGGAGTTTGAGGAGATGGCGGCGATTACTTTTGAGTTCGGGCAGTCGACCGTGAGGGCGGAGGATATCGCTGACATGGTTGAGGCTAGGTTTTTCAAGGAAGGTCGGGCGGAGGCTCCTCCTGCGGATCAGACGGTGCCTGCGCCTGAAGAGGGGTATGCAGTGGTATTCAGGGACTTCTTTACTTGCGGACTTCGGATGCCTCCGTATCATTTCCTTCGCGAAGTGATGGAGAGTTTCAACGTGGAGCTGCAGCATTTCAGCCCTAATGGAATACTGACCCTTAGCAAATTTGCCTGGGCGTGCGAATCCTACGGAGCTATGCCCCACATCGACACTTTCTGCTCGTACTTTGAGCTCCAACGCCAGCCTAAAAAGGTGAAGGATGCCGAAGGTGTGGAGTGCATTGCGCAGTTCggaagctgcgcgttcatgccgcgccgcacaa
Protein-coding sequences here:
- the LOC8055463 gene encoding WAT1-related protein At1g68170 — protein: MGGGGGGGCDVAKPVAAMVAIQVMSAGVNIFYKLAVSDGMDMRVLVAYRYLFASAFLAPLAYFIERKRRTKLTWRVLVMSFICGLTGGSLAQNLYISGMKLTSATFASATTNLIPGVTFVLALIFRYEGLAIRAASGQAKVAGTLLGVAGAMLLTFYKGADITPWHSHVNLARAGAGAVHHHPPPDDDQAANRVMGSLLCISSCVFYALWLILQAKLSKEYPFHYSSTALMCVMSTLQSVALALIWSRHDVVAQWRLGLDVRLLSVAYSGVLASGVMLVVLSWCVKKRGPLFASVFNPLMLLVVAVLSSLLLGEKLYLGSALGAVLIVLGLYAVLWGKGREDVTTTKVSELPLPIVTTSDDDDDGATTVDVVVVQTSDHDSTKQQQQQQQRTTR